CGGCCCCCAGGGACCGCCCGGACCGCCGGGCGGCTACGCCGACAAGCGCGACCTGGTGCGCCGCGAGGGCCGCGTCACCGTCGCGGCGGGGATTGCGGCCACCGCAGTCGCGACCTGTGACGACGACCGCGATCTCGTCGTGCTCGGCGGATGCTCGGCGACGCCGATGTGGTTGGCGCAGCTCGTGGCGTCCGGCCCGTTCGGCGCGACCTCCCCGCGCGAACGCGGAGGTTGGCGATGCAACTACAAGAACGGCTCGCGCGAATCGCCGATCGAAATCGTCGCGGAGGTGTACTGCGCGCCGGCCCGACCGCACACCGCCGGTGCCGCGACACCGGCGCCGCGCCGCCGCCGGGCGCCGGCGCCGCGCGCCGGTCCGACGCCGGCGCCGCGGTCGCGCGCACCCGACGCCGGCGCCGCGGCGCCACCGGCCGCCGACGCCGCGCCGGGCGCGCGGTGACGACGCCGACCGCCGGACGTCACCGGCACGCGATGCCGTTCGCGAACGCCGGCGGTAGGCCGATGTCGATCGCGTCCGACGTGAGTTCGTCGCCGTCGCTGCCGTAGACGCGCAGGCCGCCGGCCGCGCGGTCGCTGATCACGATCTCGCCGGTCGGGCACGCGGCGACGTCGCCCGGTTGTACCGACGCGGCCGTTAGCGAGTCGTTGGACACGCCCGCGTCGGTGATCGCGACGAGTTTGCCCGCGTCGAACGAGTCGCTCGTCGTGATCGCGGCGTACACGGTGTCGCCGACGGCCGCGTATCCGGCGACCGTGCCGCCGAGCGAGGAGTTGTCGGCCAGGCAGCCGGCCGCCTTCGGCGTACCCGACACGTCGATCCGCTCGAGGCAACCGGGGCTCGTCGTCGGCTGGAACGGGTTTTCCGCGGTTGCGATCACGAGCTCGTCGGCACCGCGCGGCTGCAGCCAGCCCACCGGGTTGCGGTGCGTGAGATCGAAGTCGCCGACCACCGTGTCGTCCGTGGTGTCGATGACGATCACCTTGCCGCCGTGCGACACGAAATCGGCGTCCAACAGGCCGACCGCGACGAGCAGCTTGTCGCCGACGAGATAGATCGACGTGGCGTCGGGCACCCCGTCGGTGTCGTACGACGAGATGTCGATCGCGCCGGGCGCGGCGTCCGGGTTGGCAGCGTCGAGCACGATGACCTCGCCGGCGCCCAGCGCCGCGACGTAGATCGTGTCGCCCTTGACCGCGACGTCCTGTGGATTCGTGTTGGCGCCAGTCGATATCTGGTCGATCAGGGTGCCCGTGAGCCGATCGATGATCGTCACGTTATCGAAACCGAAACGGTTGATGACGTACACCCGGTCGCCGAACACGCGGACGACCGGGTCGCTCGAGGCGACGCCGGCGACGGCATTCTTCGTCACCGCCAGCGACGGCAGGTCCACGGTCGACAACACACCGACCCCCGCCATGTAGTCCGCACCGACCGCCCACACCCGGGCGGACGGCCCCGACGCATCCGGCCCGGCGGCATCCGGTCCGTCGCCAGCGGCGTCGGCGGACACGCCCGCGTCGGCCGCGGGACTCTCGTCGTCCCCGCCGCATCCGGCGGCAAGTGCGACGCCCAACGTGATTGCTGTTACAACCTTGAGTTCAACGTTCATTTCACACTCCAGTCGATTGTGAGGTATACGGATCGCCCGGGCAGCGGATACCCGAGCACGTCGGCCACCGCTCGCGGGATCTCGGACAGATCCGGCCGCGGTGGCGGGTCCAAGGTCACGGTCTCGACGCGGCGGTCGGCAACGTTTTTGACCTCGACGCCGACCAGCACGCCGCTCGCCAGTGACACCTTCGCGCCAACGCCGACAAACGTGCGCGGCGGCACCTCGTTGAGGTTGGCGGCGTCGAGAAAGTTGCCGGAGGTAACTGTCGCGTCGGCCCACACGACGGCGAGGCGGCCGGCGACGCGGAGCGCCACGTCCGCGCGGGCGTACAGCTCGTGGCGCGGTCGCTGCGGCAGACGCTTGCCGTCGTAGGACGGCTGCGTCGGCGCGGCCCTCTGGCGCGAATCGAGAAACGTATAGGCGATCGAAGCCGTCGCCGTGCGCCACAGGCGCGCGGTCGCCGCCGCCTCGACGCCCCCGAGGTCGGCGTCGCCCAGGTTCATCGCGACGGCGGCGCGCCCCGCGGTCGGCTGAAACGCGATCGTATCGCGCGCGCGCGCGCCGAACGCCGCAAGTTGGCCGTAGATGCGGTCGACCGGGCCGACCGCGTACGACGGCGCAAACGCGACGCCGACATCGGCGCTCACGCCGGTCTCCGCGCGCAAGGCGGGGTCGCCCACCAGCACGCCGCGGTCGCCGAAAACCTCGACGACCGTGGGGGGCCGGAAGTAGCGGCCGGCGCTCGCCTTCGCGACCCACGCGCGCGCGACGCGCACTCGCGCCGCCAGCCGCGGGCTCGCGAACCACTCCGTGCGGTCGCCGACCTCGCCTGCTCCGACGACGAGCGGATCCCAGCCGCCGCCCGGTTCGGTGCGCAGCACGTCCACCCGCACCGCGGGGACGAGGAGCGCGCGCCCGCCCCACAGCGCGACGGTGCCCGCGACCGACGCGGCTGCGGCGCCGCGCAGCGCCCGCACCCGCGCGTCGCGGTCGCGGTCGCGCGCGGAGAACTGCTCGCCGCGCGCTTCGGCCGCGAGTTCGACCCGGTGGCGCGTCCCGACCCGCACGGCCGAGACGGCGGTGGCGCCCGCGGCGATCGTGAGGGACCGCGCGTCGTCGCTGCCGAGGCCGACCTCGCCGAGCGGGTCGGCCAGGTGCTGGCGCTCGACGAGCGCGTAGCCGGTGGCGCGCACCGTCGCTCCGGCGGTCGCGCGGACGGCGGTCACGTCGGACACCGCGGTCGTCGTCGCCAGCGCCGCCCGTTCGGTCTGCGCCGAGCCCACGCCCGGGATTCCCTGGGCCTTGTGCAGCGCGCGCGCGCCGCCGGCGACCGACCACGCGCGACCGCGCCAGCGCGCGCGCGCCACCGCATCGACCTGAGCGAAGCCGTTGTTGCTGCGCCGCGCGGTCGTGTCGTCCTCGCGGCGAAGCGGCGTGCCGTTGTCGTCGAAGAACGGGTAATCTCCGTCGGCGCCGCGGTAGCCGGCCGCGACGTGGACGCCGAGCGCGTCGCCGGCCAGGTCGTCCCGCCACCGCAGCCGCAGGTGGCGCGCGCCGAACGAGCCCACGCCGGCCGACAAGCGCAGCGAGTCGCCTCCGGCCGGTCGGCCCGCCGCGGTGACGAACTGCACCGCTCCGCCGAGCGCCGCGCCGCCGAAGTCGACCGGCACGCCGCCGCGGTACAACTCCACGCGGTCGAAGGACGCCAGTTCGAACGCACCGAGGTCCGCCGCGGCCGACGACAGGCGCGACAGCGGCACGCCGTCGACGAGCACCGCGGTGTGGCCGGGCGCTGCCCCGCGGATCGACACCGACGCGAACGCGCCGAGCCCACCGAGGCTGCGCGTGTGAACGCCGGCGGATTCGGCGAGCACCTCGGCCGGCGACACGGTCTCGCCGTCCCGGTCCGCGACGTGGACGACGGTGACGAATGCCGGCTCCGCCAGGGCGCGCGCGGCGTCGGCGTGGGCGGCGCGCGGGCCGTCCAGATCGTCGACGCCGTCGCGCGGCGCGATCCCGGTGACGACGATGACCTCGCCGGGCGCGATCACCGGAGCGGCACCGGCGTCGCCGGGCGGCCGCGGCGCCGGTGGTGTCCCGCCGCCACCGCGCGGCGCGGGAGCCGAGACCGGCGCGCCCCCCGAGCCGCCCGCGCGCGCCGCGGACGCGGGCGGCGCAGCATCCGCCGAGGCGTCTGCCGCGCGTTCGCCCGCGCGCGCGCCCGGCGACAGCGCGGTGACGATTGCCGCTGCAACCGTTGCTGCCGGGAACACTCGCGGTCGTACTGTCATGATGCCGAAGGGGAAAGCCTCCGGGCATCGCGCCGACCGCATCGCATTCGCGCTGGGCCGTCTCCTCTCACCCCGGAGGACGGGTCCTGCGCGCCGAGCCGGTCTCCTGACTTCTGGTTCCTCCTACTTGCGGCGCCTTCCCGGATGATCTCCAGTGGCGTGGTTGCCGCGTTCGTCCCCAGTCACAGTAGCGGGGGCTGCGTCGGACTTTCACCGACTTCCCGACACTCGCGCGCGTATGTGTTCGTCGCTGGGTCGCTCCTTTCCCGAACCTCGTACCCGCTGCGCGCGGCCAAGTCAATACCGGCTCACCGGTCGTCGACCAGCCAGTCGTACAGCCGGGTCCAGCCGGGGCCCGCGCGGTCGACGCGGATCCCGACGCCCGGCGGGCCGTCACCGGAGACGACGCAGTCGACCACCTGACCTTCGGCCGACAACACGCCGTCGGTCGCCTCCGCATTGAGCGTGATTCGCACTCTGGTGCCGACTGCCGGCGGATCGTCCACCTGCACGAAAATGCCCGTCGGGTTCAAGTGACTGCCGACGGCCGTGCGGATCTCCACGCCGCCCGCCGCGTCCTCCAGTTGCAGTTGCAGCGGCAGCTCTGCCCGCAACCGCCGCCAGCGGCGTCGCTCCGGCTCACCCATCGCGGCCATTGTACCGCAGCCGCCAACCCCGGCGCCGCGCTTCAGCGGCGCCGGGAGACAGCCGCCCACGTCGGTCGCTTCGCGCGGACGCCCGCTGCGGTCGCGGCCCCCTGTGACCGCGACCGCCCCGCCCGCCGGGCTCCGGGCTCACGAGCAGCCGCTCGTCGCGCCGCAGTTGAGGCACTTGTGACACGCGCCGCTGCGGACCATCAGCGTGCCGCACTCATGACACGGCGGCGCATCCGTCTCGCGCACCCAGCCGGCGGACGACTCCTCGACCAGGATGGCGCCGGCCTCGGCGCGCCGCTCTTCGCGGGCGTCGTCCGGCAACACCGGCACCGCCGGCAAGTCGAGCTGCCCCTTCGCTTTGCCCTTGAGCGCGGCCGCCGGATGCTCCTCGGCCTCGAGGAACCGCAGCGACAGCCACCGGAACAGGTAGTCCATGATCGACGTCGCGATCGGGATCTCCTGGTTGCCCGTGAACCCGGCCGGCTCGAACCGCGTGCCCTTGAACTTCTCGGCGAGCAGCTTCAGCGGCACGCCGTGCTGCAGAGCCAACGACACGGCGGTCGCGAACGAGTCCATCAGCCCGGCGATCACGGAGCCCTCCTTCGCCATGCGGACGAAGATCTCGCCCGGCGTACCGTCGTCGTACAAACCGACCGTCACGTACCCGTCGTGGCCCGCGATCGAGAACTTGTGGGTGAGCGACCGGCGCTCGTCACTGAGTTTGTGGCGGATCGCCGGCGGCGGGCTCACCGTGTTGCCCTTGGCCGCGCGCATTGCCTTGATGAGCGCCTTCTCCTCGTCGGTGAGCGCCGACAGCGTGTCGATCTCGCTCGACCCCTGAGCCATGTCGGTGTTGCTCGTCGACAGCGGCTGCGTGCGCTTGCAACCGTCGCGGTAGACGGCGATCGCCTTGAGCCCGAGCTTCCACGCCTCGAGGTATGCGTTTTCGATGTCGTCGACCGAGCAGTCGTTGGGCAGATTGACGGTCTTCGAAATCGCGCCCGACAGGAACGGCTGCACGGCCGCCATCATGCGGATGTGACCCATGTAATGGATCGACCGCGTGCCCTTCGCCGCGCGGAACGCGCAGTCGAACACCGGCAGGTGCTCGTCCGCGAGGTGCGGCGCCCCCTCGATCGTCTCCTCCTTGTCGATGTACGCCACGATGTCCTCGACCTGCGCCTCGTCGTAGCCGAGCTTGCGCAGCGCCTCCGGCACCGTGTTGTTGACGATCTTGAGCATTCCGCCGCCGACGAGCTTCTTGTACTTGACGATGGCGATGTCGGGTTCGACCCCCGTGGTGTCGCAGTCCATGAGGAACCCGATCGTGCCGGTCGGAGCGAGCACCGTGGCCTGCGCGTTGCGGAAGCCGTAGCGCGTGCCGAGGTCGATCGCCTCGTCCCACACGTCGCGCGCGGCGGCCAACAGGTCCGAAGGCACGAGCGCGCCGTCGATCGCGCGGGCGGCATCGCGGTGCTGGCGCATGACGCGCAGCATCGGCTCCTCGTTGAGCGCGTAGCCGTTGAACGGCCCGGTCGCCTCCGCCGAGATGCGCGCGCTCGTCGCGTACGCGTGGCCGCACAGAATCGACGTGAGCGCCGCGGCGTAGGCGCGGCCGGCGTCGCTGTCGTACGGCAACCCGCGCGCCATCAACAGGGCGCCGAGGTTCGCATAGCCGAGCCCGAGCGGCCGGTAGTCGTGCGAGTTGATGCGGATCTTTTCCGTCGGGTACTTGGCGTTGCCGACGATGATCTCCATCGCGATGATCGTGATCTCGATCGCGCGCTTGTAGGATTCGATGTCGAACTCGCCGTCCTCTTTGACGAACTTGCGCAGGTTGAGCGACGCGAGGTTGCACGCCGAGTCGTCCAGGAACATGTACTCCGAGCACGGGTTCGACGCGTTGATGCGCGCCGTGTTGATGCACGGATGCCACCGGTTGATGGTGGTGTCGAACTGGATTCCCGGGTCGCCGCACAGGTGCGCCGCCTCGGCCATCTTGCGGAACAGCTCGCGCGCCGACAGCGTGTCGACGACCTCGCCGGTGGTGCGCGCGCGCGTCTGCCACGGACGGTCCTCGACCACGGCGCGCATGAACTCGTCGGTCACGCGCACCGAGTGGTTCGCGTTCTGGTAGCCGACCGTGTCGTACGCACCGCCCGGCACGTTGAAGTTGCCGTCGTAGCCCGCGTCGATCAGCGCCCAGGCTTTCTTCTCCTCGCGCGCCTTGCACTCGATGAAGTCGACGATGTCCGGATGGTCGGCGTCGAGGATGACCATCTTTGCGGCGCGGCGCGTCTTGCCGCCCGACTTGATCGCGCCGGCGAACGTGTCGAACCCCTTCATGAACGACACGGGCCCCGACGCCGTGCCGCCGCCGTTGAGCAGCTCCTTGGACGACCGGATGTTCGACAGGTTCGACCCCGTACCGGAGCCGTACTTGAACAGCATGCCCTCGGTCTTGGCCAGCGTGAGGATCGACTCCATCGAGTCGTCGACACTATTGATGAAGCAGGCCGAGCACTGCGGCTCCTCCTCGACGCCGACGTTGAACCAGACCGGCGAGTTGAACGCCATCTTCTGATGGAGCAGCAGGTGGACCAGCTCGTCGCGGAAGGCCCAGGCGTCCTCCTCGCTGCGGAAGTAGCCGTCCTTGCGCCCCCACTTGAAGATGGTGTCCGCCACCCGCGAGATCATCTGGCGGACGGACGACTCGCGTTCGGGCGTGCCCAGGGTGCCCCGGAAGTACTTCTGGACGACGACGTTGGTCGCCGTCTGGCTCCACGACGCCGGGATCTCGCAGTCCTTCTGCTCGAAGTAGACGGTGCCGTCGGCGCCGGTGATCGTGGCCGATCGCAGTTCCCACTCGACCTCCGAGAACGGATCGACGTCGAGCTTGGTGAAATACCGCTCGACGGTGAGGCCGGGCCGCTGCGGCGTCGGCGCAGCTTTGTCGGCAGAATTACGCTTTTTTGACGAACGCGACTTGGTTTTCCGGCCTTCTACTTTTTCGATCATGGGTCGCTCTCCCCCCTCGCAAAATGAGCGGGCTGCCGGGCGGCGACAGCCCTCGAACGGCGTAGACTCAGCGCAAACGAATCCTTTCGGGCCCCCGCTCGGCCCGTTGAACACGACGAAGAAGCCCGCGGCGTCGAAGTCCCCTCAGCGCGGCGCCGCGAGTGTTCCCACTCTACAGCGTGTGTCTGACACGTCAAGAAAAAACACACACGATATTGTGGTCCGATTTTCGTCAGACACCATAGATGGTGTATGCACGGGTAGGAGAACGTGTGATCTGTGAGTGGACAACGCGCGGATTCGCGCCCAGTTTGCCGGCGATTCCCGCCGCTTGCGGAGGCCTGTGGACAACCCTGTGACTCGCTCGCCGCTCCTGTGGACGACGCCACCAGGCGGGCCGGGATCTCGCCCGCCCCTCCGGCGGCCGGCCGCGCTCGTCGCGCTCGCCGCGCTTGCCTTCGGGTTGGGGTGTAGCGCCCCCAGCTCCGACCCGACCGCGGGTCCGGCCCGCCGCGTCGTGTGCCTCACGCCGTCGTCGACCGAACTCGTCGTCGCCGTCGCCGGCCCCGGCGTCATCGTCGGCGTCGACGACTATTCGGCGGCCGAGGTTGCGGCGGTGCGCGGCCGGCCGACGGTCGGCGACTTCCTCGCGCCGAGCCTCGAGGCGATCCTCCGCCTGCGCCCGGACCTGGTCGTGCTCGACCGGGTGCAGACGCGCGTCGCCGACGGGCTGCGCGCCGCGGGGGTGCGCGCGCTGCCGCTGCGGATGGAGCGCGTGGGCGACGTCGCGGCCGGCCTGCGCGCGGTCGGCGACGCGCTCGGGCGGCGGGCCGAGGCCGCTGCCGCCGCCGCCCGGCTCGAGGCCGAGATCGCGGCCGTGCGGGCCGAGGCGGCGCGCGCCCTCGGCGGCCGGCCGCCGCCCCGCGTCCTGATCGTCGTCGACCGCGAACTCGGCGGCCTCGGCAACCTCGTCGCCGCCGGACCCAACAATTACTTGGACGAGCTGGTGGCCCTGGCCGGCGGAGTGAACGTGCTGGCCGACGCGCCGGTCGCGTTCCCGCGCATCTCGGTGGAGGAAGTGCTGCGCCGCGCGCCCGAGGTGATCATCGACGCGGTGCACACGGCCGACCAGCAGCGCGCCGCCGCCGACTGGGACGTCCTGGCGACGGTGCCCGCGGTCGCCACGGGCCGCGTCCACGTCCTGGCCGACACGATGTACACGCACCCCGGACCGCGGCTGGCCGAGTCGCTGCGCGGCCTGGCCCGCCGCATCCACGCGCCGCCGCGGCGATGACCCCGGCCGCGGCGCGCCGGCGATGCGGCCGGGCCGCGGCGCGCCGGCGATGCGGCCGCGCGCGGTATAACGCCGCCGTGCTGCAGATCGACGGCGTGACCTTCGCCTATCGCAGCGCGCCCGTGCTCGCCGGCGCGTCCCTCGCGGTGCGCCCGGGCGAGATCGCGTGCGTCGTCGGCGCCAACGGCGCGGGCAAGAGCACGCTGCTTCGGCTCGCCGCGGGGCTGCTGCGGCCGGCGGCCGGCCAGGTACGCGCGTTCGGCCTGGATCCCGCTAGCACGCCGCGCCCGGCGCTCGCCCGGCGGCTGTCGCTGCTGCCGCAACAGGTGCGCCACACGTTCCCGTTTTCCGTCGCCGAAGTCGTGCTGATGGGGCGCTACCCGCACCAGCGCCGCGGGCTGCTGGCGCTCGAGTCGGCCGACGACGTCGCCGCCGCCGACGACGCGATGCGCCGGTGCGACGTGCTCCACCTCGCCGGCCGCCGGTTCGACGAGCTGTCGGGCGGAGAACGCCGGCGCGTGCTGCTCGCACAGTCGTTTTGCCAGCGCGCCGAGCTGCTGCTGCTCGACGAACCGACCGCGTCGCTCGACCCCGCCCACGCGCTCGCCGTGTTCGCCGCGCTGCGCGCCGAGGTGCGCGCGCGCGCCGCCGCCGCCGTCGTCGTCACGCACGACCTCAACCTCGCCGCGCGGTTCGCCGACCGCGTCGCCGTGGTCCACCGCGCCCGCGTGGTGGCCGACGGCGCGCCCGCCGACGTGCTCGCCGGGCCGGAGGCGCGCGAGGCGTTCGGCTGCCCGCTGTACGTCGGCACGCTGCCGGACTCCGGCTCCCCGTTCGTGGTGCCCGCATGACCGATCGGCGCGACCACGACCGCGGCGCGCCGCCGGTCGACGCGAACGCCGGCTCGGCGGTGCGCCCGCTGTCGCGCCGCCGGCTCGCGGCGGCGGTCGCCGGCTGCGCCGGAGTCGCCGCGGCCGTGTGCGCGCTCAGCCCGCTGGTCGGCGTCGACGGCGCCGGCGGCGGCCGCCACCTCGCGCTGCTCGACCTGCGCGCGATCGTAGACGGCCTCGCCGGCGCGCCGACGGTCGACGCGCAGCTGTTCGCGCTCGCGCGGCTGCCGCGGGTGCTGGCCGGCGCGGTGGTCGGCGCGGGCCTCGCCGTCGCCGGCTGCGCCCTGCAGGCGCTGTTGCGCAACCCGCTGGCCGAGCCGTACACCGTCGGCGTGTCGTCGGGCGCATCGCTGGCCGCCCTGCTCGCGATCCGGCTCGGGCTCGACGCGACCTGGCTCGGCTCATCCGCGATCGGGCTGGCCGCCCTCGCCGGCGCCGCCATCACGATCTACGCCGTGTGGCGGCTGGCGCAAACCGACGGCGACCTGCCGCCGGCGGCGCTGCTGCTCGCGGGGCTCGTGATCGCGATCGTGTGCAGCGCCGCGTCGATGCTCGTGCAGTACACGGCCACGTTCTCGGAGACGTACCGGTTCGTGCGGTGGATGATGGGCGGGCTCGAGTGGATCCGCTACGGCCCGCTGTGGCGCGCCGCGGTGCCCACCGCCGCCGGCATCGCGGTACTGCTGTGGCTCGCGCGGGACCTCAACGCGCTGTCGGCCGGCGGCGAGGCGGCCGCGTCCGTCGGCGTCCACCCGACGCGGGCGCGGACGATCGGGTTCTTTGCGGCGTCGCTCGTGGTCGGCGCCGCGATCTCCGTGGCGGGGCCGATCGGGTTCGTCGGCCTGGTCGTGCCGCACGTGTTGCGCGGCGCGGTCGGACCGGACCATCGCGTGCTGCTGCCGGCCAGCGCGTTTGCCGGCGCGGCGTTCGTCGTCGCGTGCGACACCGTCGCGCGCATCGTACTCGCGCCCGCGCAGCTGCCGGTCGGCATCGTCACCGCGCTGATCGGCGGCGCGTTCTTCGCGTACGTGTTCCGCCGCGAGAAGACGCGCGCCCGCCTGTGGGGCGGCTGACCCGCGCGGGATCGACGCTGCAACGCGCCGCCGTTTCGGGTACCTTGACGGCGGCCCGCCCGCGCCGGGCGAGCGAGGCCGACAGGAGCCGACATGACGCGACCGGTGGACCGCATCGAACTCGTGCGCGGTGACATCACCGTGCTGGACGTGGACGCCATCGTCAATGCAGCGAACGAATCGCTGCTCGGCGGCGGCGGGGTCGACGGCGCGATTCACCGGGCGGCCGGCCCGGAGCTGCTGGCGGAGTGCCGCGCGCTCGGCGGCTGCCCGACCGGATCGGCCAAGATGACCCGCGGCTACAACCTGCCGGCGCGCTGGGTGATCCACGCGGTCGGGCCGCGCTACCGCGACGGCCGGCACGGCGAACCGGAGCTGCTGGCGTCGTGTTACCGGACCGCGATCGAGTTGGCGGCCGCCAAACAACTGGCGTCGATCGCGTTTCCCGCGATCAGCTGCGGTGTCTACGGGTACCCGGTCGACGACGCCGCCGAGATCGCGATCGCGGCGACGGCCGGCGCGCTCGCCGCCGCGCCCACGATCCGGCTGGTGTTGTTCGCGCTGATCGACGACCGCGCCTACGCCGCGTTCGAGAAGGCGCTCGAACGCCACTGCGGGACGTGACCGCGGGCGTGCTACAACCGGACGCCATGCCGACCGCGCTCGACCAGACGATCGCCGAGGTCGAGCCGCCGAGCGAGACGGCGATGGACGCGGCTCGCTCCCGCCTGGCGGGGCGCAGCGGACTCGGCGCGCTCGAAGCGCTCGCGATCCAGCTCGCGGGCGCCCGCCACGTGGCACTGCCTCCGGTCGCGCGCAAGCGCGTGGTGGTCGCGTGCGCCGACCACGGCGCCGCGGAGACGCCCGACGGAGCGGCCCGCGCCGCGGCCATCGCCGGCGGCGGCGCGACGGTCAACGTGCTGGCGCGCGCGGCCGGCGCCGAGGTGACGGTCGTCGACTGCGGCGTGCGCGACCCGGACTCCCTGCCGCCGGGCGTCGTGCCGCTGGCGATCGGGCGCGGCACCGCGGACGTGCGCCGCGAGCCGGCGATGCCGCGCGAGGCGGCGGTCGAAGCGCTCGACACCGGCGTCGCGCTCGTGCTGTCGCTCGCCGGGCGGGGGCTCGACGTGCTCGCGCTCGGCCAGGCGGGCGCCGGCGCGAACGCGGCGGTCGAGGCGGTCGTCGCCGCGTTGCGCGCGGGGTGCGCCGACCCGGTGGACGTGCTCGCGCGCCGGGGCGGCTACGATCTCGGCGTGCTCGCGGGCGGGCTGCTCGCGGCCGCGGCGCTGCGCATTCCGACCGTCCTCGACGGCGCGGTCGTGCCCGCCGCCGCCGCCCTCGCGGTGGCGCTCGCGCCGGCCGCCCGCGCCTACGTCGTCGCCGGCCACGCCGGCGCGACCGCCGCCGACGCCGACGCGCTGGCGGCCGCGGCGCTGGCGCCGCTCGTCGACCTCGGCATCACCGCCGGCGAGGGCGCGGGCGCGGCGGTCGCGCTGCCCGCGGTCGACGCGGCGGCGCGCCTTTTGCGCGAGCCCCCGTCGCGCCGCCGCCTGCCGATCGCACTCGATTGACCGCGGGCGTCCGCCCCGGGGCGGCGCGCGCCTACCGGCTCGCCGCCGGCGGCCGCCACTGCAACAGCAACCGCGCCGGCCCGACGGCCTGCTGTTCGATGTCCGGGCCGAGCGACAGCGTCTCCTCGTAGTGCTGCGAGCCGTTGAACTCCTCGATGTACGGGTTGTCCGGGTGCAAGATGTAGTTCCACGCCGGCACGATGTACCCGAGGTAGTCCTCGCCCATGCCGACGACCAGCGGCACCTCGACGCCGGGGTTGGCGAGGATGAGGTCGCGCAGGTACGGTGGCGGCGGCGCCTTCGACAGATCCGGCGGGAACTCGTTGTCGGGATCGATGAAGTCGTCGCCCCACGCCTGGCTGCCGTCGAACCCGCCGATCGCGATCGACGGATCGAGTTCGCCCGGCACGGTCTGCAGCCCGACGTTGCCGACCTGCAGGTAGGTCACGCGCGACTCGAGGTACGGGAAGTTGCCCTCGTCGATCGGCTTGGTCTCGTCGTAGCCGAAGAACGGCCGGTTGAACAGGCCGATGAGCCCGGCGACGTGGAAGAACACGTTTTCCACCACGAGCACCATGCGGCCGGTGCGGAAGTGCAACTGCGGATCGGGCACGTCGACGACCCGGTCGGCGGACGTGATCGCCTCGAGCGCGAGCCGGCCGACCGTCACGCCGATCCGCTCGGACTTGTGCAGGCCGTCGCTGGTGATCGGCGTGCCGTCGGCGTCCAGCGGAACGACGCCGTTGTCGCCGATCTGCCCGCCGATCGGCCCGTTGAGGAAGATCGCGATGCCGCCGATGCCGTCGATCGCCGGTTCGGTCGCGGTCGCCGGCGCGCCGTTTTCCACCGTGTCCCGCAGCCAGTGCGGGTAGTCCGACGACACCAGATTGTTGCGGCTGCCACCATATTCGGGATGCGCAGCCCAGTGGACGATCGACGCGACGGTCCGCTCCGGCTCGCCCGCCGCCGCAAACCGGATCACGGTGAGCGTCGGGTCGAGGATCACCGGGTCGCGCCGGTCGCCCACGTAGCGCAGCGAGGAGCCGTCGGCGTCGACCGTGCGCGTCTGCGCGACCTCCATCGTCACCGGCTCGAGGTGTGCGACCGCCTGCTCGATCGCCGCGGCCGCCTGCCGCCGAACGAAGTCGATGTAGTCGGGATCGACGCCG
The genomic region above belongs to Deltaproteobacteria bacterium and contains:
- a CDS encoding iron ABC transporter permease, whose protein sequence is MTDRRDHDRGAPPVDANAGSAVRPLSRRRLAAAVAGCAGVAAAVCALSPLVGVDGAGGGRHLALLDLRAIVDGLAGAPTVDAQLFALARLPRVLAGAVVGAGLAVAGCALQALLRNPLAEPYTVGVSSGASLAALLAIRLGLDATWLGSSAIGLAALAGAAITIYAVWRLAQTDGDLPPAALLLAGLVIAIVCSAASMLVQYTATFSETYRFVRWMMGGLEWIRYGPLWRAAVPTAAGIAVLLWLARDLNALSAGGEAAASVGVHPTRARTIGFFAASLVVGAAISVAGPIGFVGLVVPHVLRGAVGPDHRVLLPASAFAGAAFVVACDTVARIVLAPAQLPVGIVTALIGGAFFAYVFRREKTRARLWGG
- a CDS encoding O-acetyl-ADP-ribose deacetylase; the encoded protein is MTRPVDRIELVRGDITVLDVDAIVNAANESLLGGGGVDGAIHRAAGPELLAECRALGGCPTGSAKMTRGYNLPARWVIHAVGPRYRDGRHGEPELLASCYRTAIELAAAKQLASIAFPAISCGVYGYPVDDAAEIAIAATAGALAAAPTIRLVLFALIDDRAYAAFEKALERHCGT